A window from Chryseobacterium vaccae encodes these proteins:
- a CDS encoding M1 family metallopeptidase → MIKFYLLIISILVSPLFYGQKQDSNIEMKGLIAKEMNAFSKKMTTFNVNPNTLNYDLQYQRLDVSLDPEDHMITGSATSHFKPNQSISSIYFDLTTVLTVSQVQYHGVSIPFQQLATKEVKIDFPASVPANTLDSLTIHYSGPPSTEYNAFSIGLQSDVPVLSTLSEPYGAQDWFPTKQSLNDKIDRFDFKITTPSQYSVAANGKLMSENALPGGQKLTFWRTMYPTAAYLIALSVTNFVKINSTIGNPPFPFVNYVYPSTNGNTTSMDNIEWTKQIMNTFETYFGPYPFRNEKYGHMEFKYGGGMEHQTMTSMGGWTKHLIAHELAHQWFGDKVTCGAWNDIWLNEGFATFGTHVSNEKLIMTHAEFMNYLISQINIITTFPDGSVYVPDGGLPSVGRVFDNRLSYIKGAYLLRMIKWILGDTAFYQAIREYHARPALAYNYVRTSDFKASLLQSTGKDFTEFFNDWLYGEGYPSYTTKWRQTGNQLLFKVSQTQSSPTVSFFEMPLPIKVTGTAGETAYFILNNTFNNQGFVETVPFPVASIQFNYEYQILEKNSTVVLDNTLSVSSVEKEDFALYPNPAKNELYIKGIHRTTEFSIHTADGRLVKKGTYQPEKVVSVSDLVPGTYIFTIQEKNIKFLKH, encoded by the coding sequence ATGATAAAATTTTATCTTTTAATCATAAGTATACTGGTTTCTCCTCTGTTTTATGGCCAGAAACAGGATTCTAACATTGAAATGAAAGGGCTGATCGCAAAGGAAATGAATGCTTTTTCCAAGAAAATGACCACTTTCAACGTCAATCCCAATACCCTGAACTATGATCTTCAGTACCAGAGGCTGGATGTATCTTTAGATCCGGAAGACCATATGATTACCGGATCAGCTACATCGCATTTTAAACCTAATCAATCCATCAGCAGTATTTATTTTGACCTGACAACTGTTCTTACGGTTTCCCAGGTACAATATCACGGGGTCAGTATTCCTTTTCAGCAGCTGGCTACCAAAGAAGTAAAAATAGATTTTCCGGCTTCCGTGCCTGCCAATACACTGGATTCTCTCACAATTCATTATTCCGGACCGCCATCTACTGAATATAATGCTTTCTCAATTGGTTTGCAGAGCGATGTACCGGTTCTTTCAACATTGAGTGAGCCTTATGGCGCACAGGATTGGTTCCCGACAAAACAAAGCCTCAATGATAAAATCGACCGGTTTGATTTTAAAATTACAACTCCCTCCCAATACAGTGTTGCCGCCAATGGAAAACTCATGTCTGAAAACGCTCTTCCGGGAGGGCAGAAACTGACTTTCTGGAGAACCATGTATCCGACAGCTGCTTATCTGATTGCGCTTTCTGTTACCAATTTTGTTAAAATAAACAGTACTATCGGCAATCCGCCATTTCCGTTTGTTAATTATGTGTATCCGTCTACCAATGGAAATACAACAAGCATGGATAATATAGAATGGACCAAACAAATCATGAATACTTTTGAAACCTATTTTGGTCCTTATCCTTTCCGCAATGAAAAATACGGGCACATGGAATTTAAGTACGGTGGTGGAATGGAGCATCAGACCATGACCTCCATGGGAGGCTGGACTAAACATCTTATTGCCCATGAGCTCGCTCACCAATGGTTTGGTGATAAAGTTACCTGCGGAGCCTGGAATGATATTTGGTTGAATGAAGGGTTTGCCACATTCGGGACACACGTTTCCAATGAAAAATTGATCATGACCCATGCTGAGTTTATGAATTACCTGATAAGCCAGATCAATATTATTACAACTTTTCCTGATGGAAGCGTATATGTACCGGATGGTGGTCTGCCAAGTGTAGGGCGGGTTTTCGATAACAGATTGTCATACATTAAAGGAGCCTATCTTTTAAGAATGATCAAATGGATATTAGGTGATACGGCTTTTTATCAGGCCATCAGAGAATACCATGCAAGGCCAGCTCTTGCTTACAATTATGTGAGAACTTCGGATTTTAAAGCTTCACTTCTTCAGTCTACAGGAAAAGATTTTACAGAGTTTTTTAATGACTGGCTGTATGGAGAAGGCTATCCGTCCTATACAACAAAATGGAGGCAAACCGGGAATCAGCTCCTGTTTAAAGTTTCCCAGACTCAAAGTTCACCAACAGTTAGCTTTTTTGAAATGCCTTTGCCTATAAAAGTTACGGGAACAGCCGGCGAAACTGCTTATTTTATCTTGAACAATACCTTTAATAACCAAGGATTTGTAGAAACAGTACCTTTTCCTGTAGCAAGCATTCAGTTCAATTATGAATACCAGATTCTGGAGAAAAATTCTACAGTGGTTCTGGATAATACATTGAGTGTCTCTTCTGTGGAAAAGGAAGATTTTGCACTGTATCCGAATCCTGCTAAAAACGAGCTTTATATTAAAGGAATACACAGAACTACTGAGTTTTCTATTCATACTGCAGACGGAAGGCTTGTTAAAAAAGGAACTTACCAGCCGGAAAAAGTGGTATCTGTTTCAGACCTGGTGCCTGGAACCTATATTTTCACAATACAAGAGAAAAATATAAAGTTTTTAAAACATTAA
- a CDS encoding TlpA family protein disulfide reductase, producing MRILLLFCLFGSAFLSAQQENCSLKKSEFIEATAVDKNDILCIAKNSGKPNTVFYTLASWCVPCIEHLPDALQLEKDYNTSVYIVLVEGEDDRKINRAMSIVKSRSADAKILVLKNKNFPGGVKKRNRAFAEQMTPPQFEMIPDFSKFMVVNNQGEVKMVTNWKDYKKLDKKTTENVQQMLAHTVIPIIK from the coding sequence ATGAGAATTTTATTACTGTTTTGTTTATTCGGAAGTGCATTTCTGTCTGCCCAGCAGGAGAACTGTAGCCTTAAAAAGTCTGAATTCATAGAAGCGACCGCGGTGGATAAAAATGATATTCTGTGTATCGCTAAAAATTCAGGAAAACCCAATACTGTATTTTATACCCTGGCGAGTTGGTGTGTGCCTTGTATAGAACATCTTCCTGATGCTCTTCAGCTCGAAAAAGATTACAATACCAGTGTGTACATTGTTTTGGTAGAAGGGGAAGATGACAGGAAAATAAACAGAGCCATGAGTATTGTGAAGAGCAGGTCCGCAGATGCAAAAATACTGGTGTTGAAAAATAAAAATTTCCCGGGAGGAGTTAAAAAGCGCAACAGGGCTTTTGCAGAGCAGATGACCCCGCCACAGTTTGAAATGATCCCAGATTTTTCCAAGTTTATGGTGGTGAATAATCAGGGAGAAGTAAAAATGGTAACCAACTGGAAAGATTATAAAAAATTAGATAAGAAAACCACAGAAAATGTACAGCAGATGCTGGCACATACCGTAATTCCGATCATTAAATAA
- a CDS encoding M1 family aminopeptidase, with protein sequence MKTLYFFVACALLSQPFYSQDRKENIERKGLAAKEMQSYANKMAAGNINPNTLNYDLQYQRMDLTLTPGSSNISGSVTSHFKPNQNIGSIYFDFTNVLTVSQVKYHGTNIPFQQLATKEIKIDFPASIPGNTLDSLTIHYSGAPTATDIFFNNTQGGTPVLSTLSQPYGAQDWFPTKQSLNDKIDRFDFKITTPSQYNVAANGKLMSETSVAGGQKLTFWRTMYPTAAYLIALSVTNFVKINSTIGNPPFPFVNYVYPSTNGNTTSMANIEWTKQMMDTFETYFGPYPFRNEKYGHMQFTWGGGMEHQTMSSMGGWSKDLIAHELAHQWFGDKITCGTWNDIWLNEGFATFGEHLAYEKLLMTNSEFLNYLQGEKTYITGGAGGSTYVPDTGLSNVNRIFDGRLSYSKGGYIVRMIKWILGDAAFYQAVKDYLSRPNLAYGYATTSDFKASLLQSTGKDFTEFFNDWLYGEGYPIYTTRWKQTGNQIRFKVSQTQSSPTVSFFEMPLPVKVIGTAGQTAYFTLNNTANNQYFVETVAFPVASVQFNYEYQILERNSTVIQDNTLSVSSVEKENFALYPNPAKNEMYLKGVDRATEYSVHTADGRLVRKSIYQPGQAIGISDLIPGSYIFTVKEQHIKFIKR encoded by the coding sequence ATGAAAACACTTTATTTTTTTGTTGCATGTGCATTGCTGTCACAGCCGTTTTACAGTCAGGACCGAAAGGAAAATATCGAAAGAAAAGGACTGGCTGCAAAGGAAATGCAGTCTTATGCCAACAAAATGGCCGCCGGTAATATCAACCCGAATACTTTAAATTACGATCTGCAGTATCAGAGGATGGATCTTACCCTCACTCCGGGATCGTCTAATATTTCAGGTTCGGTGACTTCTCATTTTAAACCGAATCAGAATATAGGAAGTATTTATTTCGACTTCACGAATGTACTTACGGTTTCCCAGGTGAAATATCATGGAACGAATATCCCTTTTCAGCAGTTGGCCACCAAAGAAATAAAGATCGATTTTCCGGCTTCAATTCCCGGGAATACGCTGGACTCGCTTACGATTCACTATTCCGGAGCTCCTACAGCAACGGATATTTTCTTTAATAACACGCAGGGCGGAACTCCTGTTCTTTCCACATTAAGTCAGCCTTACGGGGCGCAGGACTGGTTTCCGACAAAACAAAGTCTTAACGATAAGATCGACCGGTTTGATTTTAAAATTACAACCCCTTCACAATATAATGTAGCTGCCAACGGTAAACTGATGTCTGAAACCTCAGTTGCAGGAGGACAAAAACTGACATTCTGGAGAACGATGTATCCCACAGCTGCTTATCTGATTGCGCTTTCCGTTACCAATTTTGTTAAAATAAACAGTACGATTGGCAATCCGCCATTTCCGTTCGTTAATTATGTGTATCCTTCTACGAATGGAAATACAACAAGCATGGCCAATATAGAATGGACTAAGCAGATGATGGATACTTTTGAAACCTATTTCGGCCCTTATCCTTTCCGTAACGAGAAATACGGTCATATGCAGTTTACCTGGGGCGGAGGAATGGAACATCAGACGATGTCATCTATGGGAGGCTGGAGCAAAGATCTTATTGCTCACGAACTTGCCCACCAGTGGTTCGGTGACAAAATTACCTGCGGAACCTGGAATGACATTTGGTTGAATGAAGGTTTTGCTACTTTTGGTGAGCATCTGGCGTATGAAAAGCTCCTGATGACCAATAGCGAATTTTTAAATTACCTGCAGGGAGAGAAAACTTATATTACCGGTGGTGCCGGTGGAAGTACATATGTTCCTGATACAGGATTGTCTAACGTAAACAGAATTTTCGATGGTAGATTGTCTTATTCCAAAGGAGGATATATTGTAAGAATGATCAAATGGATTCTTGGAGATGCTGCTTTTTACCAGGCTGTGAAAGACTACCTTTCAAGACCGAATTTAGCGTATGGCTATGCAACAACCTCAGATTTTAAAGCTTCATTATTGCAGTCCACCGGAAAAGATTTTACAGAATTTTTCAATGACTGGTTGTACGGCGAAGGATATCCTATTTATACTACCCGATGGAAACAGACCGGAAATCAGATCAGGTTTAAAGTTTCCCAGACACAAAGTTCACCAACGGTTAGCTTTTTTGAAATGCCTTTACCTGTAAAAGTCATCGGAACAGCCGGACAGACCGCCTATTTTACCTTGAATAATACGGCAAATAACCAGTATTTTGTAGAAACGGTTGCTTTCCCGGTGGCCAGTGTGCAATTTAATTATGAATACCAGATTCTTGAAAGAAACTCAACGGTGATCCAGGATAATACACTGAGTGTGTCTTCTGTGGAAAAAGAAAATTTCGCCCTGTACCCGAATCCTGCCAAAAACGAAATGTATTTAAAAGGAGTTGACAGAGCAACGGAATATTCTGTCCATACAGCAGACGGAAGACTGGTAAGAAAAAGTATCTATCAGCCGGGACAGGCGATCGGTATATCAGACCTGATTCCGGGATCTTATATTTTTACGGTAAAAGAACAGCATATTAAATTCATTAAACGTTAA